The sequence ATAAATGGCTGCCCATTGCGTACAGCACAGATTGTATATAATTGTAGATTGCTTAGTTTATAGATAAGGTAGTTAATTTTTTGTCTAAAATTAGTGTATGTTGTAGCCAAATGATGATTAACGCCAGAGAATCTTGCAAATTGTATGCAGCATATTACTCTAAAAGCATAAGGGGTGCTCTACTGAACATTTTGTGATGGGAATCCTAATCTCAGAGAAACCGGCTTAAAGAGATCAAACACTATTTCCTGGACCATTTGCTGCTAATTTTTACATCTGGTTTAGATTTAGTTATTATGTTATTTACATTCTTGCCAAACCTGAGTTAATGTATCATTTTGTACTCCACAATGATTGCTCAAAATAGTGGCCACCAATCCTCAATGTACAAATGACACCAGTGTAAATAATGCCAAAAGATTGATGGATGCGTTAGATCCCAATCTCCTTACGCTGACTTCCAAGACCCTATGTTTGAAATCTCACTATGTTTGGCAGGGAATCCTATATTTGCTCTTCAATTTTATTGAAACATGCATTATGTGTGCACATGACACTTAACTGAAGTattgaaattaagatatattttcAGAGTGGAAACCTCATCTGAAAGCACCAGGTGCGCGAGAGAGGATTCGGGTAGAAGTAAGAAGGATGTTTGCAAGTCCTGTGATTCATGCGGTAGGAAGTTTACTCGCCCCGAACATCTGAACCGTCATAGGCTAGTTCACTCAAGGGAGGAAAATCATCGGTGTACTGAATGTGGAAAAACATTTGCTTATTTTGCTAGTTTTAAAAAGCATCAGTCATCACACACTGGAGAACGTTTATTTTCTTGTTCAGAATGTGGAAAGTCCTTCCGACAAAGAAGTACTTTATGTGATCACTTATTATCCCATGGAGAAAGGCAATATACATGTACAATTTGTGGGAAAGCGTTCATTCGCCGCCATCATCTTGAAGGACATTTATTGGTTCATACAGGAGAAAAGTCACACCGCTGCCTGACCTGCGGTAAAGCGTTCTCCAGGCGGAGTCATTTAACAAGCCACTATTTAGTACATTCTGGTGAGAAGCCTCATTCTTGCGAGACTTGCGGCAAGAGATTTGCACGGAGAGATAATTTGAATGTTCATTTATTACTTCATTCCGAAGAAAAGTTGCATTTATGTAGTGTGTGTGGTAAGACCTTCTCTCAACCGCGCCATCTGAAGACCCATTTATTGCGTCATACATAACCCCATGTCGCCATAGCTGTAGTAATGCAGGTTTATTTCTCATTCGGAGATTTCTGTGAATTTGTGCACATCAGCATCCGTTGATATTCTGCTATTTTTATATTATATTCTAATATGATCTATATAATTTTCTGCATTTTTTATTCAAACTGCTTTACCCTCatccataaatctcagaaacttTGGTCTTTCTGCAAAGTTTCTTTATAGAACACCAACAAGGTTTGGCATGTTGTGCAGGAAGTCAGACTGATCAGATTTCAAGAAGGATCCCCTGCCCGGAAATGCATGATTTGAGCGCTGGAGAGCATCAGTCTGTGAATGGTTGTGACAGTTTGTTCCAATTTGGTGTCAATACAGAAGGCATGGAACCTTTTAGCCATCTGTGCTGCAGATAGATGACTTCACCCTAATAACAttcctgcctgtctgtctgttaggtcatcagcccagaggctggttggatcctcaaatagtaccaccaaaggttatgcggttataaggaaactgcaaaaaccaatggcagcaccaaaatgagacgtactaggcaagacgaggagtgaggtagttcgccattgctttcctcactgggtcagaaagtgctcaTGTGCGCTATATTCCTCCACAGAGTCCTACTGCATTACTTGTTTACTGTAGTCTGTTGGTGCAGTAAATCTTGTTGGTCTAAGCTCGCAGTGGCCAAAATTACCTTCATGCTGCTATGTAaacatagcccgtagtaaggtttaacagttcgctaaaaatcgagaacgagctgtGCACACATTCTGCCAACTGCATCATGCTTCTTCACATGTTACgagagtatttcaacagatggcagtattgtCTAAGTCAGGGAATTTACGATATAACTGATGAGTGTGCATTAGTAGGTGTTatcactcaatgtgctctaaaACGTGGCGTGTCGCAGCAAGCAAGTGCTTGATAGGAGTTATATTTTATGTAATTGTAATCCCTCACATCTAAAAAGcagaaaactttactaatatgtagatattCTTACGTATGAAACGCGCGGGAACAAACAGTAAACTGTAAAATGTATTCCAATCGTAATGAAGTGCAAGATGTTGTTTCGAATTCCTATTTCGATGTCAATATTTCCGTTtgtgaataaaattacaattacatacCTTCTATATCATGTTCGCTAACATCATCATTTGAGCCAATATTgtcacataaaaataaataaaatttcataagaggtCCCATTTTCGTTcatattactgttgttattattattattgaacagttattattttaaatcatattcattataattgttttgtaattgcaatgcatatTTTACATGATCAATCTAGGGAAAATATAAcaatatttcagaaaactgtacttacttaATAATCAGCCAGACTTTTTCACTTTgcaaaatatattatatataaacaattttaaaatctccgGTGATAGCTGACgtgaaacaaacaacattttttaaaactagatgctcaaacaagcagaaagaaaaaagaatcgtGCAGATATCACTGTCAGGTACAGAGATAATCATTTTCAAATCCTTAGAAATGTCCAGTCCAGAacggaaatgaccgacatggtgcttgcatacagCAAAGTGGATTGCAAAGGTACAGCTGCTACATGATTGTATGTGGAACATTTTCCAAACAGATGTACCTCACATCATTCCACGTTTGCGGCAAttgagagacgactaagagaagccgcacagttccacgtaggtagtagGAAGTGTATcgtgtatgacactcctgtaacgtaagcagaggaccttattgctcgagtccacggagcgattgaaacTTTTCAAAGACAACCGCACATATTGGGTCATGTGCACGAGGCTCAGCACCGCCAGTGTAGGCTCCACAATGATGTAGGTGGTACACAGATCGAACCCCATTTGTAATGAGCctgatgtgctactcatgttgagCTTATTGACAACATGCAGAACGCACTCCCTTCTCACTCTTCGATGTGCCACAGCGTCAAAGCCATGGGTCCCTTCTTGAAAACTGATTTTTGCCTTCCCCCACAATATACTAAGCATTGTCGGTGCTTTTGGGACATATTGTATATGATCACATCTTCAAGGATGAAATCATTCCCAGAAATAATGAGAACCCATATTTTTTGAAAATGGTGAAAAATAGCTTTTCTGGTActcaatttctaatttttatatcTATTTATGAACATAAGATTAAAGTACATAATGTGAATATACGTGATTTTCTAACTTTCATCTTCATCAATTTTTTGTTCTATTTCCACCATTACTTCCATTTATTTCTAAATTAAGTATACCATCTGAAACATGGGTTCTTATTAGTTTGTTACAGTTAATAGATTCATAGGAGTTTTAGTGTGTAAGGTTTATTACTTCTCGAACTTTACGAGAATAATGTATTAATGTATccttgaataaaattattcattgtTAGGTCGGCTATCTTGCCTAAATAATTAGTCTGTTTTGCAGTAGAGAGCAGGACAgataaaatgtaataatttttgtTTCATCACATTAGGAAATGAAAAGTATATATTCGTATCAATTTTAGCCACTTAGacacaaatattttataaaatataatgATTTAATGAAGCTACAAGCGTAAGGCTTTTAGGTTAATGAGAAGTAATCAAAGGTCTTCCTAGAATCTATGTTTCATTGTGGTCATAAAACATTTCTAACTATATTAAACAAGAGACTGCTATCGAGATAGTCCACAGCGGGGTTTCTAATGCGTAACTTCTTTGAATGCCATCCATATTGAATTATTGTGGCTTTTTCACATTTAGCACAAAAACCGTTCAAATTAGTCTAGCAGTATTCTGGTTTTGAAATGGTCTTAATTTCTAGCAGTTAACCCACGTACCTGACaacttgtggtggtggtaaaatCATGGCGAGAGTAAAAGGTGATATGTGAGTGATGGTATTTTGCTCCTGTTCACTTCACATGTTGTGTTGGGTGATATTATCAGTTTATCAGGGTCACGGGTTCAGTATTAATGTACAATTGATTTTAGGGACCTGATTAATTAGACTTTGCTTGTTCTTATATATAGAGTTTGACCTTTTGGCACAAATCTGGCTCACTATGCTGTAATTCTTTGTTAAATGATCCAGTCAGGATGAACTTAAATAAGCAATTGTAATTCTAGTGCGTTCATGGTTACAAATCATTGTATGTCATAGATCTTCACTACTGCTGTTTGATTTATTAATCGGTATTTAAAAAGTATTATAATGTGCACTTATTCACCTTTTTCATTTTATCTCTAAATGTGTAAGAGATATGAAAAAGCACCTCACAGGAACAATTCAAATGTTTTCAATCAGTTGCTCAATCTTTTTATTAGTAAAACCCATCTTGATGCTCAATGCAGAATATTAATTACTTGCCAAAGCCTTCTGCAAATCTTTCTCAGGCAATGTTGTTAGTTATCtgtgttacggagatttccgtggtagttagaggagaaagaaggtgcgggggtgaacgggtctcaggctacgaaattaaagttaatttaaaatttaacaaggttatattttcttttcaaaattaagaaataacaagcatggcaggtacagagtagcaaagccactattcgaaaATCTACAAttgcagagttacaggatgggctccaagagccaaacccacaatacatgaacaattagcccaatcttacgatatacagaaattcaacaaaggggcagaagaccccaatcatgcccaggagcacttgctcccaattacacagtaaagcctcctcgaggcatacaacactcaattttcgagaaagagccactcgctctcaacattaagcctattaaaggccacaccaaactccaccttcaagttgtcctctaaggacatagacacaggggtaaaatacccaacctactgaggcctattaagtgagaaaaaggttaattacatgacctctaaaataaccacttgagaggaggcgatctgcactcctaatacact is a genomic window of Anabrus simplex isolate iqAnaSimp1 chromosome 14, ASM4041472v1, whole genome shotgun sequence containing:
- the LOC136885483 gene encoding gastrula zinc finger protein XlCGF8.2DB isoform X3 — encoded protein: MEKPDRDEADWLSDTEEPSYLENIEIKQEPIEEFSPNNTVEIKVEPDLIFDDMSVEDEDPETGKAKNETQDLQKESSETAATVIEVETSSESTRCAREDSGRSKKDVCKSCDSCGRKFTRPEHLNRHRLVHSREENHRCTECGKTFAYFASFKKHQSSHTGERLFSCSECGKSFRQRSTLCDHLLSHGERQYTCTICGKAFIRRHHLEGHLLVHTGEKSHRCLTCGKAFSRRSHLTSHYLVHSGEKPHSCETCGKRFARRDNLNVHLLLHSEEKLHLCSVCGKTFSQPRHLKTHLLRHT
- the LOC136885483 gene encoding gastrula zinc finger protein XlCGF8.2DB isoform X1; the protein is MRYGIFCKWNVKIRTLRCVSAVYRLEFRFAQSERIFRRHIKISIVMEKPDRDEADWLSDTEEPSYLENIEIKQEPIEEFSPNNTVEIKVEPDLIFDDMSVEDEDPETGKAKNETQDLQKESSETAATVIEVETSSESTRCAREDSGRSKKDVCKSCDSCGRKFTRPEHLNRHRLVHSREENHRCTECGKTFAYFASFKKHQSSHTGERLFSCSECGKSFRQRSTLCDHLLSHGERQYTCTICGKAFIRRHHLEGHLLVHTGEKSHRCLTCGKAFSRRSHLTSHYLVHSGEKPHSCETCGKRFARRDNLNVHLLLHSEEKLHLCSVCGKTFSQPRHLKTHLLRHT
- the LOC136885483 gene encoding gastrula zinc finger protein XlCGF8.2DB isoform X2, translated to MHRRPGGSTTGLVTQISIVMEKPDRDEADWLSDTEEPSYLENIEIKQEPIEEFSPNNTVEIKVEPDLIFDDMSVEDEDPETGKAKNETQDLQKESSETAATVIEVETSSESTRCAREDSGRSKKDVCKSCDSCGRKFTRPEHLNRHRLVHSREENHRCTECGKTFAYFASFKKHQSSHTGERLFSCSECGKSFRQRSTLCDHLLSHGERQYTCTICGKAFIRRHHLEGHLLVHTGEKSHRCLTCGKAFSRRSHLTSHYLVHSGEKPHSCETCGKRFARRDNLNVHLLLHSEEKLHLCSVCGKTFSQPRHLKTHLLRHT